One Nicotiana tomentosiformis chromosome 1, ASM39032v3, whole genome shotgun sequence genomic window, tatacaattttttttaaattaaagttATCAAGTCACTGACTAATTAATTGGCTTGATCATGCTTCTCCTCTCAGGTATGAAAATCTCATTTTGGTAGCCGGTGGAATTGGAATATCCCCTTTCCTAGCGATCCTGAGTGATATCCTCCACCGCATCAACGATAGCAAGCCTTGCCTGCCAAGAAATATACTAATAGTATGGGCTATAAAAAAGTCAGATGAGCTTCCACTTCTTGAGACAGTTGACATGGAGGCAATTTGTCCACTTTTCTCTGATAAACTGAATCTTGAGATTCAAACATTCGTGACTCGGGAATCACAACCTTCATTGGTATTCGGTTTTCCCCCTTATTTTTCATTTGTTTATGTATCATCACCCAATTATATGAGTTAATTAATACTTCTTTTTTCCTCAGGAGGAGGGTAAAACATCCAAAGCAATGAACCCCTCAATCTCCCCTGGCTTCAAGGGATGTCGAATGTCTGGATTGGTTGGTACTGGAAATGTTGTATGGTCTGGATTGTATGTCGTAGTGTCCACAATTGGGTTGGTGATCACTGTAGCATTATTCGACATCTTGTACATAAATCCACACAATATATATTACTGGTGGTACAAGGGGCTTTTGTTGATTGGATGCATGGTTGCAAGTGTTGTTATATTTGGGGGTCTCGTGATCGCTTTATGGCATCTTTGGGAAAGGAAAACTTCATTGAAGGAGGAACCAGAGGATAGCACAAAGAAGGTCGACAACCTGCAGCAGAATATTGAGGCCTCTTTACACAAGAATCTTGAAGAAGCTCGATCTGTTAATACTATTCGATATGGTGAAAGACCAGATTTCCAAGGTACGTTCAGAGCAACATATGAACTTTGCAAGGTCTACTTTCCCTTAGTTTTCTTGACAGTGTGTTTTAACTTCTTTTTCTGCAGAGATATTTGGATCACATGCAAAGAGTTGGGGAAGTGTAGATATTGGTGTGATAGTATGTGGTCCTCCTACTCTTCAGTCCAGTGTTGCTAAAGAGTGCAGAAGGCAAAACTTGCAAAGAAGAGGCCATCAGGCTATTTTCCATTTCAACAGCCACAGTTTTGACCTCTAAATCACCCCAGTAAGCATCCGAATAGCTCGTATAAAGAGGAGTTGTTACTGCTGTAATTGGAAACTGGATCATATCAGCTAGTTAATCTTTGATCCTTGTAGCATGTACTGTGCTTTATGGTATCTGTAGTAAGCTTCTTGTACATTTTCAGTCGTTGTAAATGCAGCTTTAACAATATAGTATATAACAGTATCACCTATACGGCTAGTAACTACATAAACCTGCAGCCTGTTATCAATGAGAGTTTCTGAATTCCATACCAGTGTCATAGTGTCTTGTAAGTTGTATCTAATTTGCTTCGATTTTTATTTTCCAACGACTCTACTCTAAAAGGATGTTGCTCTTTGTAAAGGCTCATTTTTACTTTAACAACTTGACCTTTATCATGACTGCACAGATAAGGGGGTCATTTGCACAAATGGCCTTTTTCCAGGCTACTAATTAAATTTTGTAGAAACTGCATTGGTGTTTCACACGTAGAAGTGTCCcggagttttttttttaaaaaaaagtggaGAAGATGAAAGATGCACGCTAAACAAgcttatatataataatattatttcgtgccttactttttttttataatattacagtcaaacctctctgtGACAATCTCGTTTGTTCcagatatttttggatgttatagtgAATTATTGTTatagaaaacatatattataatagaacatgaaatttggtTTCGGaaaaacttggcttttatagtgaagtatTGTTATATAAGGATACAATTATACAGAGGTCTGACTATAcaagtttatttttcatattgttggtacatgacatcatgaaacgacgataaacaatacaatatttccaaacattatatacatcaaaacgatacgatacaatattAGACGATACATAACAACCATCGAAACAAGTTGTAAAGTTTTGGACCTTAAACGAGTCTTTCAACCTACAAAAATGACGCTTGGGATAATTAATATCACTAGCCTCGAAATTTGATAGCACAAAAAAGAATCTCGAACAGCTGTCTAGTGACTCTAGTCTACGTCAAACAAAAGCTACTGGTCCGCGAATTTGAATTTTCTTTTTAAGAATTTTTCATAAAATAGATAGGAAATAAATGAGAGTGCTAGTCTCTTAATTAATATTTGTGGGTCTTTGTACTCATTGTGAAACAAAGAAAGCGAAACGGAAAAGTTATTTTGGGAGTGAACGTGGAAGTCTTTAGACCGCAACACTACACctaaaaatgtttttttttttgtttattatcAGTCTAGTCAAATGTTCTTTTAAAAATTCTTGACTTTCTTTCTTCAGCAGTAAAGTTTCGGCATTGTTGAGAATGAACATAATAGATCACATGAAACGTAACAATGTAAGCGTTATTTATAATGTGTAAATTTCTAATAAGTGTAGAACAGTAAAAATGAAGACTCCCTCTCTTATTTGTTCTTATCAACACGTTGCAAGTCAGCAAAAGCGCAGCATAGTTTTCCGATAAATAATTCAAGCTCAAGAAGCTGTGGCCATCATTCTTGTAGCAAAAATGTATGAACTTGTCAGTAGAACTATAAATCTACTACTATATCATGTAACATCATATTTCTCAGTTTTAAGAAGAACCATGTATTTGTCTACCCcttccaacaacaacaataacccagtggTAACCCACAAGTGTAGTTTGGAGACGTTAATGTGTAGCTTATCCCTACCTATGAAGGTAGAGACTGTTtctgatagactctcggctcgTGATTGTCTCCCCTTTACCGAATAATATAAACTGAGCTTTCCTAGTATATTAACAATGAGACAGACATATACTGTAACTGTCGGGGGTGGGGGGGAGGAATTAATTGTTGAGTGGTCCGATATTTTGTGGCTTCATTTCAGCCAAATTTCTGCTTAATTCTGTACATGACCTATGAATGTTGATGGATTTGGTTTATACTGAAGCTTTCTTGTATATATTAACTACTTTACTGGGGATGCTTGATATAGGCCAAACAAAGTATAAGAATAGGCCTGGAGAGTGTACTAATTGTTGCCAAACTTTAAAGATTCTGTAATGAGTGAATTCTCAGGCCAAGAACCTCTTCTTTTGAAGAAAGAAAATGATTTTGACTATCTCAATAAGACACCCTTTTGGGTATCATCAACAAAGTTGATTCTCAATGTATTAATGTGGATGATCTTCATTGCATGGGctacttttcttttcttattgCCTTCAGCATACATGAATGAAATGCAAAAGAAATTGATTCGAGATACCCAAGGAACTATCTTTGGGAAAACAGGTTTGTTGCCAACATGGAAAATTTCTTGCTTTTATACTGTATTTGTTTTTCCACTTTGTTAGAAAGTAATCTCAGTTTCTGTTGAACTGCAGGAAGCAAATTCTTGATATTCAGTTTCCCAATTTTCATGATTGCATTTCTTGCAGTTATTCGCCTCGTTCTCTCTGGTAAAGATGAACCCCAAGTGTATGTGCATCTGCTAGCTTGATTTCTTAGTTCAAAGGAACTCCGTTAGAAGTTAGTGGATGTTCTGAacttgtgtagttacctgaattTTAAATTGTTGTAGGAAGAAAACTGCAAAATGTCCAAGTTTTCGCTTATGGACATTCCCAGTGCTGGTGGATGGACCATTTGGGGTTGTTACAGCTGCAGAAATGATTGGAGTTACACTCTTCTCAGTGTACATCATCTGGGCTGTTATTATGTACAGTATACGGAGTGTTGACCGCTTATCCTCGCTTCATGTACAAGACATGAAAGAGAAAAGGTAATTCTGTCACCATGATCACGTTACTTTCTTGTTCGGGTTTCACTGATTTCTTGCTATATTTTGTATGTATTTGAAGAGAAAGTAGTTGTTTCCCAATGGCAATAAAATTCACCATGTTCAAGATCATGCAATATTTAACTCAACAGACTTAGGCCTATTAATTGCTGTCTATAGTTTGGACCGTGCTGTTTCGGCTTGCCTAAACTATCATCCTTTCAGAGAACTAGTTACCTTTAATCCTTTCATATATACATGTATGACTCAGCTATACAAACCATTATTCGTTTTCCGAAAGGACTACATGATATTCTTGTTCTAAAATTATTTGTTTTGAACTCTTCTGGCTCTCAACTGCTCTACATTTGGAAAGGTTTCAATCCATTATACCCTTGGTTCAAGTTTTGGTCCTTCAAGTTTGTTCTTATGTTATCTTCTTTTATATAAAGTAGCAGTTAGTTCTCCAGAGATGTGCAATGGCAGTAGAATTCTAAAAGTAAAACTACTGAATATTCTTCCTGAAAGATTGATAACCCCAATTTACTGAAGCTCGAGCTAAACATGAGTTGACTGTATTAAAGATTTTATGTTTATTCTTGAAACAGAATTTAGACTCGGCCTGCTGGGATAATAACTATATCCAAGGTCCTCTTTTTCTAATTACAGGTTCTGCGTCATTGACTAACATCCTCTGTTGTAATCTATTCAGCGCTATGTTGCTGGAGCTAACAGGCCGTCGTTTTGGATTCATTGGATTAACCTGCTTAGCATCTTTGTTTATACCTGTTGCACGGGGTTCAGTTCTTCTTCGAGCTATAGATATCCCATTTGAGCATGCCACTCGATATCATGTTTGGCTGGGACATACTACTATGGCTCTTTTTAGCCTTCACGGTCTATTCTATGTGATTGGCTGGGCAATGCGCGGGTGCCTTGTGGAGGAAGTGAGTTCTAAAACTGAAAATTCATTTGCCTAGCCCTTCATCACATGTAATGCATCTTTCTGTGTTTTCTTGGTAAAGAAAAAATAAGACTTGAACTTTGCCATTGTGTTTAATGCAGCTAATCCAGTGGAAAAACGTAGGAGTAGCCCATCTTCCAGGAGTTATCAGCCTTGCAGCTGGTTTATTGATGTGGGTGACTTCACTTCCAGGAGTAAGGAGGAACAACTTTGAATTGTTCTTCTATACGCACCAATTATATGTGGTGTTCGTGGTGTTCCTGGCCTTGCATGTTGGTGACTTCATCTTCATGATGGCTGGTGCCGGAATCTTCCTTTTCATGCTTGATCGATTCCTTAGGTTCTTCCAGTCACGAAAGACTGTTGACATACTTTCAGCCACATGCTTTCCTTGTGGAACCATTGAACTCGTTCTTTCAAAACCTGCAAGTAAAAGATTAAATCTTTGAACTCTACTGATTTCCTCACCACTTCATTTTTCAGTGATTCTAATATTTCTTCTCTCGCGATGTAGATTTACATTACAACGCCCTTGGCTGGATGTTCTTACAAATACGTGAGTTGTCCTGGCTGCAGTGGCACCCTTTCAGTGTCTCCTCCAGTCCCCTTGATGGGAAACATCATCTTGCTATTCTCATAAAGGTTCTTGGAGATTGGACCGAAAAACTGAAGGGGCATATCTTGAATCTTTCTGTCGAACAACATGAAATGGAGCCCCTTTTGCAGCATAACAGGATATTAACAGCTTCTGTCGAAGGTCCTTATgggcatgaatcaccatatcaTTTGACGTATGTCAAGTCCAGCATTATCTACTGAGTATACAATTCTTTTGTTTCAGTACCAATTCATTGGCTAATCAATTGTGTTAACCATGTTTCTCCCCCCAGGTATGAAAATCTCATTTTGGTAGCAGGTGGAATTGGAATATCTCCTTTCCTAGCTATCCTGAGTGATATCCTCCACCGTATCAACAATAGCAGGCCTTGCCTTCCAAGAAATATACTAATAGTATGGGCTATAAAAAACTCAGATGAGCTCCCACTTCTTGAGACAATTGCCATGGAGGCAATCTGTCCACTTTATTCTGATAAACTGAATCTTGAGATTCAAACATTTGTGACTCGGGAATCACAACCTTCATTGGTATTTGGTTCTTCGTATTCTCATTTTGTTTATGTAACATCACTCCATTTTATATTGTGTGTAATTTTTACTTCTTTTCGGCTCAGGAGGAGGGCAAAAGACCGAAAGCAATGCACACCTCAATCTCCCCTGGCTTCAGTGGATGTCGAATGTCCAGTTTGATTGGTACTGGAAATGTTGTATGGTCTGGATTGTATGTCATAGTATCCACAATTGGGTTGGTGATCACTGTAGCATTATTAGACATCTTGTACATAAATCCATACAATGTAACTTACTGGTGGTACAAGGGGCTTTTGTTGATTGGATGCATGGCTGCAAGTGTTGTTATATTTGGGGGTCTCGTGATC contains:
- the LOC104086673 gene encoding ferric reduction oxidase 6-like isoform X2, with the protein product MSEFSGQEPLLLKKENDFDYLNKTPFWVSSTKLILNVLMWMIFIAWATFLFLLPSAYMNEMQKKLIRDTQGTIFGKTGSKFLIFSFPIFMIAFLAVIRLVLSGKDEPQVKKTAKCPSFRLWTFPVLVDGPFGVVTAAEMIGVTLFSVYIIWAVIMYSIRSVDRLSSLHVQDMKEKSAMLLELTGRRFGFIGLTCLASLFIPVARGSVLLRAIDIPFEHATRYHVWLGHTTMALFSLHGLFYVIGWAMRGCLVEELIQWKNVGVAHLPGVISLAAGLLMWVTSLPGVRRNNFELFFYTHQLYVVFVVFLALHVGDFIFMMAGAGIFLFMLDRFLRFFQSRKTVDILSATCFPCGTIELVLSKPANLHYNALGWMFLQIRELSWLQWHPFSVSSSPLDGKHHLAILIKVLGDWTEKLKGHILNLSVEQHEMEPLLQHNRILTASVEGPYGHESPYHLTYENLILVAGGIGISPFLAILSDILHRINNSRPCLPRNILIVWAIKNSDELPLLETIAMEAICPLYSDKLNLEIQTFVTRESQPSLEEGKRPKAMHTSISPGFSGCRMSSLIGTGNVVWSGLYVIVSTIGLVITVALLDILYINPYNVTYWWYKGLLLIGCMAASVVIFGGLVIALWHLWERKTSLKEEPEDSTKKVDNLQQNIEASLHKNLEEARSVNTIRYGERPDFQEIFGSHAKSWGSVDIGVIVCGPPTLQSSVAKECRRQNLQRRGHQAIFHFNSHSFDL
- the LOC104086673 gene encoding ferric reduction oxidase 6-like isoform X3, with product MGELSDQEPLLLRKENEFDYLNKTPLWVSSTKLILKVIMWVIFIAWATFIFLLPSKFMNDLQGKFIQATRGTIFGTTGSKFLIFSFPIFMIAFLAVIRLVLSGKDEPQVKKTAKCPSFRLWTFPVLVDGPFGVVTAAEMIGVTLFSVYIIWAVIMYSIRSVDRLSSLHVQDMKEKSAMLLELTGRRFGFIGLTCLASLFIPVARGSVLLRAIDIPFEHATRYHVWLGHTTMALFSLHGLFYVIGWAMRGCLVEELIQWKNVGVAHLPGVISLAAGLLMWVTSLPGVRRNNFELFFYTHQLYVVFVVFLALHVGDFIFMMAGAGIFLFMLDRFLRFFQSRKTVDILSATCFPCGTIELVLSKPANLHYNALGWMFLQIRELSWLQWHPFSVSSSPLDGKHHLAILIKVLGDWTEKLKGHILNLSVEQHEMEPLLQHNRILTASVEGPYGHESPYHLTYENLILVAGGIGISPFLAILSDILHRINNSRPCLPRNILIVWAIKNSDELPLLETIAMEAICPLYSDKLNLEIQTFVTRESQPSLEEGKRPKAMHTSISPGFSGCRMSSLIGTGNVVWSGLYVIVSTIGLVITVALLDILYINPYNVTYWWYKGLLLIGCMAASVVIFGGLVIALWHLWERKTSLKEEPEDSTKKVDNLQQNIEASLHKNLEEARSVNTIRYGERPDFQEIFGSHAKSWGSVDIGVIVCGPPTLQSSVAKECRRQNLQRRGHQAIFHFNSHSFDL
- the LOC104086673 gene encoding ferric reduction oxidase 6-like isoform X4, which codes for MIGVTLFSVYIIWAVIMYSIRSVDRLSSLHVQDMKEKSAMLLELTGRRFGFIGLTCLASLFIPVARGSVLLRAIDIPFEHATRYHVWLGHTTMALFSLHGLFYVIGWAMRGCLVEELIQWKNVGVAHLPGVISLAAGLLMWVTSLPGVRRNNFELFFYTHQLYVVFVVFLALHVGDFIFMMAGAGIFLFMLDRFLRFFQSRKTVDILSATCFPCGTIELVLSKPANLHYNALGWMFLQIRELSWLQWHPFSVSSSPLDGKHHLAILIKVLGDWTEKLKGHILNLSVEQHEMEPLLQHNRILTASVEGPYGHESPYHLTYENLILVAGGIGISPFLAILSDILHRINNSRPCLPRNILIVWAIKNSDELPLLETIAMEAICPLYSDKLNLEIQTFVTRESQPSLEEGKRPKAMHTSISPGFSGCRMSSLIGTGNVVWSGLYVIVSTIGLVITVALLDILYINPYNVTYWWYKGLLLIGCMAASVVIFGGLVIALWHLWERKTSLKEEPEDSTKKVDNLQQNIEASLHKNLEEARSVNTIRYGERPDFQEIFGSHAKSWGSVDIGVIVCGPPTLQSSVAKECRRQNLQRRGHQAIFHFNSHSFDL